The following are encoded in a window of Clarias gariepinus isolate MV-2021 ecotype Netherlands chromosome 8, CGAR_prim_01v2, whole genome shotgun sequence genomic DNA:
- the ppm1kb gene encoding protein phosphatase 1K, mitochondrial — MSMSVTVRLAWHGGSRVCRRMVLNRVHLFQDKFVRSLHSPSCSRPSNSRFDPDSSGRPTTWDSFGIWDNRIDEPIMLPSSIRYGKPIPKVSLSRVGCASQIGQRKENEDRYQVSQMTDNILYFAVFDGHGGAQAADFCHKYMEQHIKELVTKEDNLEVVLTNTFLNMDKELAKHLHVSADASVVATGTTATVALLRDGIELVVASVGDSRAMLCRKSKALKLTLDHTPERKDEKERVRKSGGFVTWNSLGQPHVNGRLAMTRSIGDFDLKNAGVIAEPETKRIILHHVHDAFLALTTDGINFIMNSQEICDVINQCNDPKEAAQRLSEQVTQYGAEDNSTVIVVPFGAWGKHKCTDVSFSFSRGFASSGRWA; from the exons ATGTCCATGTCTGTTACCGTGCGGCTGGCCTGGCATGGCGGGTCGCGTGTGTGCCGCAGGATGGTTCTAAACAGAGTCCACCTTTTTCAGGATAAGTTTGTGCGATCGCTGCACAGCCCATCATGTTCCCGTCCCAGCAATTCACGCTTTGACCCAGACAGCAGTGGACGCCCCACCACCTGGGACTCTTTCGGGATTTGGGACAATCGCATCGATGAACCGATAATGCTTCCTTCCAGCATCCGCTACGGCAAACCCATCCCCAAAGTCAGCCTGTCGAGGGTGGGCTGCGCATCGCAGATCGGGCAACGCAAAGAGAACGAGGACCGTTATCAAGTGTCGCAAATGACCGACAACATCCTTTACTTTGCTGTGTTCGACGGCCATGGCGGCGCACAGGCTGCTGACTTTTGCCATAAGTACATGGAGCAGCATATTAA AGAGCTGGTGACAAAAGAGGACAACCTAGAGGTCGTCCTGACAAACACGTTCCTAAACATGGACAAGGAGTTAGCGAAGCACCTTCACGTCAGTGCAGATG CCTCCGTGGTAGCCACAGGCACCACAGCCACAGTGGCGCTGCTGAGAGACGGCATCGAACTGGTGGTGGCCAGCGTGGGCGACAGTCGAGCCATGCTCTGCCGGAAGAGCAAAGCACTTAAACTCACTCTGGACCACACGCCGGAGAGGAAGGATGAGAAAGAGAG GGTTCGTAAGAGCGGAGGTTTTGTGACATGGAACAGTCTGGGCCAGCCTCACGTAAACGGGCGACTGGCCATGACACGGAGCATCGGGGACTTCGACTTAAAAAACGCAGGCGTCATTGCTGAACCAGAGACCAAGCGGATTATA TTGCATCATGTACATGATGCTTTCCTCGCACTCACAACAGACGGCATCAACTTCATCATGAACAGCCAGGAGATCTGTGACGTCATTAACCAGTGCAACGACCCCAAAGAAGCAGCACAGCGTCTCTCTGAACAG GTCACGCAGTATGGTGCAGAGGACAACAGCACAGTCATCGTGGTCCCGTTTGGCGCATGGGGCAAGCACAAGTGCACGGATGTGAGCTTCTCCTTCAGTCGCGGCTTTGCGTCCAGTGGCCGTTGGGCGTGA